From Danio aesculapii chromosome 9, fDanAes4.1, whole genome shotgun sequence:
CATATCAAGGATTGGAGGGTAAGTGGGTGAAAGGTCACAGCATTCTCAACACAACAGAGATGAGAATAAGGGAAGTATGAGAGAGTTCACGCCCTCAACAGACAATAGTGTGTTGTATTTCAGGGATGTTCTCTTTATTGTGTATGTCACATATCTTCACTAGTTGTAGAATCTGTTGATGCCTTCATCTGTTCGGTAACGCTTATGCAGAGCAGATGAGGCTATTCAGCCCCTCAGAGCAAGAGTACAAGTTGCTTGGATGAATTTAAATCAGTTATTTTGAGTGGTCAGGcatgttttgggttgctgtggACCAAAATTTCTACCAAACATCATTATACCTCATAAATCCGGCCCACATAGAGTCTTGAAGTGACATTTTGGGTACTAAAACTGCACTTTTTCTTTTTGGAGTTTTCAGTAGACACTATTTAAATTGTTAATACTAAAATGTCATAGAATAGAGCAAAAGTATGCATATCATGAGACCCATATGAAAAAATATGAGGGCATGTATATAGTttgatttttattgatatttttattgtatacCTGTGCCTCCTGATGTTTTATTGTATACCTGTGCCACATTAAAGATACTTATTTATTGTTAAActaaagaaaaatgtatttaatagctTGTAATTTGTGTGGCCTAATAGCATTTTTGACTAAAGTATGCTTTTGAGCAGCACAACAGTTTTCAAAATCATAGTAATAGTAGGTATAATAGATATTATTTATAATAGCATATtcaaatgatttctaaaggatcatgtgataagtacgtgattttttttttccccattaccTGAatgaaatacattattaaataaaatgtgttataaagagttatttacattgtaataatattCTGTCACAGAACGAATGGTTCTTTTTCAGTGCACCGGAACAGTGTGTCTTTGTGCTATATTACAATGTCACTAGTTTCCCATTGACCTCATTTAAAGCATGCTGGGGGGCGTCAATCTGTCTTTCTGGTAGTACAATGTAATTCATTTCTGTATTACCAATTGGTTTTCAGTTTTGAGCTGAGTATATAGCTTGTTTTATAACTTAATTCCTTTGGACaatttatagtaaaatataatgtaggCAAGTAAGCATGAGAGAAGGATAAAGAGTTTGGAATAATACTCAGACCTGCTAATGTATGTCTGAAGCATGTGCACAGTCTATGTTATAAACTATAAAATTAATTTTTCCATTTGAGCCTGCTTCAATGACAGACATTTGTACAATAATAGACCTTTtatagcaggggtgggcaaactcggtcctggagggccggtgtcctgcacagtttagctccaactctaatcaaacacacctgcttatagatttctagtgatcttgaagacactgataagcatgttcaggtgtgtttgagtagtgttggagctaaactgtgcaggacaccggccctccaggaccgagtttgaccACCCCTGTTTTATAGTGATCAAAATTATGTGAAGAAGATCAAGAATTACATGcgatttttctttcctttttattatttgttcattcatagcTATGACCTGGGGATGGAGAACCGCGACGCCACCGATGATAAGGTAACGGTTGAGGCGGCAGAAGGAGCTTGTTGTTGAGGCCGCTACAATGTGGGCATCAAGTGTGCCACCATCACTCCTGATGAGAATCGTGTGGAGGAATTCAAGCTCAAGCAGATGTGGCGCTCTCCCAACGGAACAATCCGAAACATTCTGGGTGGCACTGTGTTCCGAGAGGCTATTATCTGCAAAAACATTCCCCGCTTGGTTCCAGGCTGGATCAAGCCTATAATTATCGGCAGGCATGCACATGGGGACCAGGTAGGCAGCTCATACTTGTGCACATATAATATCTATTGAGCCTAATTGTTAATTTGTACTGCATTTTTAATTGCGCTTATCACTGCTTAAGAGTTCAGATTATTAGAAAAcatacttttcatttttaaaaccattatgctACATTCTAATCTTCCTGATGTAGATTTTAAAGTCTACTAGAAAAGAACAcacaacccagcaagcattttttgtttgtaaaagatgtctaatagacatctaaatgtggTTATCTtcactaaaacaaggctaaatttgggctgtcagtgaaaatctaatatttGTATAAGAATAGGTCAAAACTAGACtactcatcaaataaacagaaatgaatgactacacatataaagtctgtctaatctattttgggctatttttagatgtctattagattttcaccaaCAGCCTAAGTTTAGCCCTGTTTTAGCCAGGCTGTCTCCGTttagatgtctatcagacgtctgttaaacacaaaattgtttgctgggaaagTGCATTCTGAATTGCATTTTTCtctactatatagtatgtgaaaaacagtatgtgagcctaGTAGTAGGTCCAATTTCTTAGTATGTAAAAAACAGTGTAAGAAGTACCCGGataacctactacttccggcaagattcttaAGTGCACATCCAATGGATGCTCTTGTATCCTATGAGGCCATGGcagaagatatatatataacCGGAGTGAAGGAATGCACCTAGCTAAATTCCACTTACACTTCTCAAATTCATACTATATAAAATATGCTTTTCTAATAGtcatgaaataaatttaaatttaaatgtagcaCCTATTCGAgtagtatgcgatttcggatacAGCTTAACAATAGCATTTATTGTGCACTTTGACCTATGAAACTTTGTAtgctttttacattaaaaaaaaacataagacaCTTTAAGTGTTAAACGGTCTCCTTTAGTAACCTGTCGTCTTGACTTTTGCAGTACAAGGCAACAGATTTTGTTGTGCCTGGCCCTGGAAGAGTGGAAATGACATACACACCCAAAAACGCAGGAgagccacttaaatttgttgtCCATGACTTTGAAGGTaattaattttctattttataaATAGTTCAAATTTTAGAATTTTAACTCCTATAATATGGATACATGAAATGTCAGATACAGCCCTGTATCCCAAAGAATGTCTCTGTATGATAATGTCATCACAGTGGACTGTCACCTTTTTGAGCACAGAGCGTGGTTGTCTTGTCGATATTACATTTTGTGTggtggtgggtgtgtgtgttggggTTTGGGTACAGTTATTAGGTATTTAACGTTTCATGTATCAGACATTGTGCAAAGatttcatttaacatttttaaaatgtacttggTTTTAAATCTAATTGGCACAAGTATATATTTGTTCAAAGCATGTTATCTTGATGATCCAAATGATTTTACTCTATATGCTCAGGTACGGGTGGAGTAGCTTTGGGAATGTACAACACAGACAAGTCAATCCGGGATTTTGCTCACAGCTCTTTCCAGATGGGTCTGAATAAAGGCTGGCCGATGTACCTCAGCACCAAAAACACTATCCTGAAGAAATATGATGGGCGTTTCAAAGATATTTTCCAGGAGATATATGACAAGTGAGTCTTCAGTTAAATGGTTACTGAAAGAAAAAGTCTCCGGTAATCGATGGAGATAATGGCTGTTTCCCAAGTGATATCTTGCGTCCTTATGTTTTCATAATGTCATGATCAACCACCAAAGGTCAATTCAAATACTCGGGACTGCAAAAACAAGTATGAGTGAAAGAACCCACATgtttttatagatagatagatagatagatagatagtagatagatagatagatagatggatggatggatggatggatggatggatggatggatggatggatggatggatgaaagtttaaatgtataaattattttcCATTAAAACACGTTAACGTCATGTGACGATCAGAAAGATCACAGTGAGAAGGCAAGTCCTTTCTCtgcattcttgatatcaagaaacAGCCAATATCTAGTCTACTGTATAtctattacacttttttttaaataacatgatgCATTTAATCCAcctatttataataactgataaaAAATCTAGCCATTAAAAACTAGTTTTAAAGGCttacatgtaaaaatatatatttgtttactaCATAACTTTTCCTTCTGTCTCCAGGGGCATGTCTAAACAGGTTTCACAGGGTAGCACCAGCCCCCCACAAAATATCTTATTATAGTCCTGAATTTTAAGATGAAGAATAGTAAACACCTGTTTGTATTGAACAATAAAAATAGAATCGCTCCTGCCTGTTGCTAATCAATTATGGCCACACTGAATAAGCTGACAGAATAACAAGCAATGAagaaataaatgtagaaatataaccTATTGTAACTGTTGCAGGGAGTACAAGGCCAAGTATGAGGCCATGGGCATCTGGTACGAGCATCGGCTGATtgatgacatggtggctcaggcCATGAAGTCTGAAGGTGGGTTTATCTGGGCCTGCAAGAACTACGATGGAGATGTGCAGTCAGATTCTGTAGCTCAAGGTGAGTAAAATAATTACAGAATTACTGAAAATTATCTTCTTATCATTCTTGTACCTTTTATACTTCCACTCTCTCATACTCCTTTTTCCCCATCTATACTCTCTTATTTCCATACCCTCATATGCCCATTCCTCCATATTCCCTTATTACTATACCAACATACTTCAATGCCAAATGTTCAGTAAATCAATACTtactaaatgcatattttccagcAAGAGTGCATTAAATTAAAAGCTAGCAAAGTAAACCATCATATGTTACAGTATTTtctgtttgaaataaatgctgtttttctatTAATCAATAATCCTGAAATGTTGAATCACAGTTTACACACAAAGCTGTTTTTATCATTGAATAATATAGGTAAGACAcatttcttgagcagcaaatcataATATTAGATTGATGTTTGAAGGATCATGTATTTTTGAAGCACCTGAACACTGGAGTACAATGCTGCAAATCACTCATGCCATCAAAGGAATGAACAGAAATCGATTTTAATTGATAACATAATTTTGTGAATTATGATAGCTTTGTTGTTAAACAAATGCAGCTTTGAGTATAAGAGACTTCTTTTGACAACATtgcaaaatctaaaaatattaataataaaaaatattaataatatttggtGTTGTGTAGTTATATGCTGACTTGGTTCAAATAGGCTGTAAGACCTATCATTCATTTGcctaatgactttattcattGTGAAAGAATTCTGAAATTTAGAGCTAGTGCTTTCTGGGTCTTTTTCTAGGTTATGGATCATTGGGCATGATGACCAGTGTGCTCGTATGTCCTGATGGGCGTACAGTAGAAGCTGAGGCAGCCCACGGCACTGTGACAAGACACTATCGCATGCACCAGCAGGGCAAAGAGACGTCCACCAACCCCATCGGTCAGAAAACACATTTCCTTCATTATCACTGAAGTCAGATATGCTATTGTTCAGCAAAATTTAGCAGTCAAATTCCAATTATTACTGTGTGAATCCCTTCAATCTGGAGTTTTACATTAGGATTTAATCCTGCGCCCTTCTATTTAGCTTTTTTATGTGACTATTaatttataaaacatatattcaTAAGTACTGTATATGatcaaacatttattatatttaaaatatttaaaaatattgttagTTCTAAATATAtccagccttggtgagcataagatGCTTTCGCGTAAAGCTGCAAAAATTTACCACACAAATTTTAATCAAGTTAATTTTTCATCCAAATTTGCTGTGTTGGCCAACAGAAAGCTGCTTGATTTGAAAGTGAGCAATGCTTCCtttagtttttgacagcagacggtTCTTTGCAACTTCACAGAGTAAATGTTTTGTCCCATCAGCCTCTATCTTTGCGTGGACACGGGGGTTGCTGCATAGGGCGGAGCTGGATAAGAACACAGAGCGGGGTGTTTGCTGAGGCACTGGAGGTTGTTTGTGTCGAGACCATTGAAGCTGGTTTCATGACCAAAGACCTGGCCATCTGCATCAAGGGCATGTCTGGGTATGTCCATTATATTTTTTATGCTCAAAGACGTTTGGTACATTTTATTGAGAACATTCTGTCAGATTGATTAGTGTTAGACGTGTGTTCAAGGCATAAGGGACTTTAACTAGACGGCATAAATAGTGTTAAAGGGGAAATGTGTACTTTCCACGCTACTATTGTCAGCCAACAAAGGGGTTGCCAAGTTGGAGATCCGAAGAGGCCTAAAAGGGAGTAATGTCAATGGAAAGATTTGagacaaaaacacaaattattgtaaaaaaaaaaataataataatagataatgtaTCAAAATTATATCAtca
This genomic window contains:
- the idh1 gene encoding LOW QUALITY PROTEIN: isocitrate dehydrogenase [NADP] cytoplasmic (The sequence of the model RefSeq protein was modified relative to this genomic sequence to represent the inferred CDS: inserted 3 bases in 2 codons; substituted 1 base at 1 genomic stop codon); the protein is MSQKIKAGSVVEMQGDEMTRVIWELIKEKLIFPYLELDLHSYDLGMENRDATDDKVTVEAAEGACCXGRYNVGIKCATITPDENRVEEFKLKQMWRSPNGTIRNILGGTVFREAIICKNIPRLVPGWIKPIIIGRHAHGDQYKATDFVVPGPGRVEMTYTPKNAGEPLKFVVHDFEGTGGVALGMYNTDKSIRDFAHSSFQMGLNKGWPMYLSTKNTILKKYDGRFKDIFQEIYDKEYKAKYEAMGIWYEHRLIDDMVAQAMKSEGGFIWACKNYDGDVQSDSVAQGYGSLGMMTSVLVCPDGRTVEAEAAHGTVTRHYRMHQQGKETSTNPIASIFAWTRGLLHRAELDKNTEXGVFAEALEVVCVETIEAGFMTKDLAICIKGMSGVTRSDYLNTFEFLDKLXENLKIKLSSQPNTLKLQGLLGHSHKHKHLTQKP